Proteins from a single region of Cytophagaceae bacterium:
- a CDS encoding carboxylesterase family protein yields MKKLIFLTLISISTFAQTIIKTTNGKVEGYSKENLRIFKGIPFAAPPIGELRWKAPQPVKNWTGVKKCTGFSSSPIQNKPAPFYCWSEEFIAKPEPLSEDCLYLNVWTTAKKSGEKQPVMLWIYGGGLNSGSANCDIYDGEELAKKGVVFVSINYRVGVLGFMVHPDLSKESGYNSSGNYGFLDQIAALKWVQKNIAAFGGDPNNVTILGQSAGAFSVNALIASPLAKGLFQKAIPQSGGLLARMTGQTLNIAEKQGLKFMEYAKCNSISDLRKISAEELQQLSNSNASGRFGVTLDGYVLPSNILEHFQNKKHNQVPIMTGWVTGDGSFLGENKMTAEEYIKEAQTKYEDKAEEFLSIFPASTNDEVKAMKQKQTLMGFAGLPSHLLAILTDKPAYLYQFSHVPPDKPDFPNYGAFHTSEVPYALHTLHTWQRPWQQLDKEIENTMSSYWVNFAKTGNPNGPGLPEWKVYDKNVGNIMSLGDKIETRAGMFKKEFDFLEANQK; encoded by the coding sequence ATGAAAAAACTAATCTTTCTTACTTTAATTTCCATTTCCACATTTGCCCAGACCATTATCAAAACAACTAACGGAAAGGTTGAAGGATACTCAAAGGAAAATCTGAGAATTTTTAAAGGAATACCATTTGCTGCACCTCCAATAGGTGAGCTGCGTTGGAAAGCACCCCAACCCGTGAAAAACTGGACAGGAGTGAAAAAGTGTACCGGGTTTTCATCGAGCCCGATTCAGAATAAACCGGCACCATTTTATTGCTGGTCAGAGGAGTTTATCGCCAAACCGGAGCCTTTGAGCGAGGATTGTTTGTATCTCAATGTATGGACAACCGCTAAAAAATCCGGAGAGAAACAACCGGTAATGCTTTGGATTTATGGTGGAGGTCTAAATAGCGGTTCAGCCAATTGCGATATATATGATGGAGAAGAATTGGCCAAAAAAGGGGTGGTTTTTGTCAGTATCAATTATCGGGTGGGTGTATTGGGTTTCATGGTTCATCCCGATTTAAGTAAAGAATCAGGGTATAATTCGTCCGGAAATTATGGGTTTCTTGATCAGATTGCTGCTTTGAAATGGGTTCAGAAAAATATTGCGGCTTTTGGTGGCGACCCAAATAATGTCACCATATTAGGTCAATCTGCCGGAGCATTTAGTGTAAATGCCCTGATCGCTTCGCCATTGGCCAAAGGATTGTTCCAAAAAGCGATTCCGCAAAGCGGAGGACTGTTGGCCAGAATGACGGGGCAAACCTTAAATATTGCCGAAAAACAAGGTTTGAAATTTATGGAATATGCCAAATGCAATTCTATTTCTGATTTAAGAAAAATTTCTGCGGAGGAGTTGCAACAACTTAGTAACAGCAATGCCTCGGGTCGATTTGGAGTAACTTTGGATGGATATGTGCTCCCAAGCAATATTTTGGAACATTTTCAAAATAAAAAGCATAATCAGGTACCCATAATGACTGGTTGGGTAACGGGTGACGGCAGTTTTTTGGGAGAAAACAAAATGACCGCCGAAGAATATATAAAGGAGGCTCAAACAAAATATGAAGACAAAGCAGAGGAATTCCTGAGCATTTTTCCGGCATCGACCAACGATGAAGTAAAGGCCATGAAACAAAAGCAAACACTTATGGGCTTTGCCGGACTACCTTCCCATTTACTTGCGATTTTAACCGACAAACCTGCTTATCTTTATCAGTTTAGTCATGTACCGCCTGATAAACCCGACTTTCCCAATTACGGGGCATTTCATACTTCAGAAGTGCCTTATGCTTTACATACCTTACACACCTGGCAGCGTCCATGGCAGCAGCTTGATAAAGAAATTGAAAATACGATGTCGAGCTATTGGGTGAATTTTGCCAAAACAGGAAATCCCAATGGCCCCGGCTTGCCGGAATGGAAAGTTTATGATAAAAATGTGGGAAATATTATGAGTTTAGGGGATAAAATAGAAACCCGGGCCGGGATGTTTAAGAAAGAATTTGATTTTTTGGAAGCCAATCAAAAATAA